One stretch of Trichomycterus rosablanca isolate fTriRos1 chromosome 3, fTriRos1.hap1, whole genome shotgun sequence DNA includes these proteins:
- the nrsn1 gene encoding neurensin-1, which translates to MATCPDLCGSEYGEGGPQRYGVRSYLHQFYEDCTSSIWERHHDEFQTQRSPSRWSSVLWKVCVALGTVILVSGLSVLLVGYATPPRLEAFGEDELLFVDSRAVRFNRALDACKLAGAVLFCVGGAGVAAGLLLLAACMQGRTKDELSVQQRFKERLAEIQASVPKAGDAKVPATLSKVQNVQPGADS; encoded by the exons ATGGCAACGTGTCCAGATTTGTGCGGTTCCGAGTACGGTGAGGGAGGACCACAGCGCTACGGCGTTCGCTCCTACCTGCACCAGTTTTACGAGGACTGCACCTCCTCCATCTGGGAGCGCCACCACGATGAATTTCAGACACAGAGATCGCCCAGCCGGTGGAGCTCTGTCCTCTGGAAG GTGTGTGTGGCATTAGGCACGGTGATCCTGGTCTCTGGTCTCTCCGTGCTGTTGGTGGGTTATGCCACCCCCCCACGTCTTGAGGCATTTGGCGAGGACGAGCTGCTATTCGTAGACAGTCGGGCCGTGCGCTTTAACCGGGCCCTGGATGCCTGCAAACTGGCTGGAGCTGTGCTATTCTGCGTCGGAGGGGCTGGTGTGGCAGCTGGTCTCCTCCTGTTGGCCGCTTGCATGCAAGGCAGGACCAAAGATGAGCTAAGCGTCCAGCAACGCTTTAAAGAACGACTAGCAGAAATCCAAGCTTCTGTGCCCAAGGCTGGAGATGCCAAGGTGCCCGCCACCCTGTCTAAAGTTCAAAACGTACAGCCTGGTGCCGACAGCTGA